In the genome of Chrysemys picta bellii isolate R12L10 unplaced genomic scaffold, ASM1138683v2 scaf6418, whole genome shotgun sequence, one region contains:
- the LOC135980696 gene encoding mitotic-spindle organizing protein 2-like, which translates to MSDQGLAGGGADSGLDAALGKVGASVRSRRKLPTAEEAELFELAQAAGIGLDPEVFRLLLDLLRMNVAPLAVFQMLKSLCAGQRPAPSGPAETAPET; encoded by the exons ATGTCCGACCAGGGCCTGGCCGGTGGCGGGGCGGACTCGGGGCTGGATGCGGCCCTGGGCAAAGTGGGGGCCTCGGTGCGGTCCCGGCGGAAGCTGCCGAcggcggaggaggcggagctgtTCGAGCTGGCGCAGGCGGCGGGGATCGGTCTCGACCCGGAAGTGTTCAG gctgctgctggacctgctgcgGATGAACGTGGCGCCCCTGGCCGTGTTCCAGATGCTGAAGTCCTTGTGCGCCGGGCAGAGACCGGCTCCCAGCGGCCCCGCCGAGACCGCCCCCGAGAC